The Algihabitans albus genome includes a window with the following:
- a CDS encoding M16 family metallopeptidase — protein MTEAHQMIHYVTGPHHTTEAPRITLARPVASRALPFLLVLAAFAFALLPRSAVAIDVQRVVSPGGIEAWLIEDNSNPIIALQVVFAGGAAGDPNGKAGVARMAAATLDEGAGELDSQAFQKELADLSIQLGFRAGLDSFSGSLTTLTRNRDRAFDLLRLSLTEPRFDAEPVERIRQQLIVRAQRNAVDPDAIAWSTLMATLYPEHPYGRQRDGTSETLAAVETSDLQTFTAERLARDNLYVGVAGDISPEELGPLLDSTFGALPAEAAPLDLPEIDPSADGGTVVIDQEVPQSVVALGQSGLQRADPDYYTAYAVNYILGGGGFASRLYEEVREKRGLAYGVYSYLQPLDRSALVLSGVATANARVAESLEIIRAEWARMAADGPTAEELTNAKTYLTGSFPLRFDSTGSLADILAGMQFESLGIDYLDRRNNYIEAITLEDAKRVAATLYKPEELTAVVVGQPENVEATRAAPDGS, from the coding sequence ATGACGGAGGCCCACCAGATGATCCATTACGTGACCGGGCCCCATCATACGACCGAAGCCCCGCGTATCACCCTCGCCCGACCTGTCGCGTCGAGAGCACTCCCGTTTCTGCTCGTTCTGGCTGCGTTCGCCTTCGCCCTTCTGCCCCGTTCCGCCGTCGCGATTGACGTACAGCGAGTCGTCTCGCCCGGCGGGATCGAGGCCTGGCTGATCGAAGACAACTCCAATCCGATCATCGCGCTTCAGGTGGTCTTCGCCGGTGGCGCGGCCGGCGACCCGAACGGCAAGGCCGGAGTCGCACGCATGGCTGCGGCAACTCTGGACGAAGGCGCCGGAGAACTCGACTCCCAGGCATTTCAGAAAGAACTGGCCGATCTCTCGATCCAGCTCGGCTTCCGGGCCGGCCTTGACAGTTTCTCCGGCTCCCTGACGACCCTGACGCGCAACCGCGATCGCGCTTTCGACCTGCTGCGGCTGTCCTTGACCGAGCCGCGCTTCGATGCCGAACCGGTCGAGCGTATCCGCCAGCAACTCATCGTTCGCGCGCAGCGCAATGCCGTCGATCCTGACGCCATCGCCTGGTCGACGCTGATGGCAACGCTCTATCCGGAACATCCTTACGGCCGCCAACGCGACGGTACGTCCGAAACCCTGGCGGCAGTCGAGACCTCCGACCTCCAGACTTTCACCGCCGAGCGACTGGCGCGCGACAATCTCTACGTCGGTGTTGCCGGCGACATTTCGCCGGAAGAGCTTGGACCGCTGCTCGACAGCACCTTTGGCGCCTTGCCTGCGGAGGCCGCGCCGCTGGATCTGCCCGAGATCGATCCATCCGCCGACGGCGGTACGGTGGTGATCGACCAGGAGGTGCCGCAATCGGTCGTGGCCCTGGGCCAGAGCGGCCTGCAGCGGGCTGATCCGGACTACTACACGGCCTACGCCGTCAACTACATCCTGGGCGGCGGCGGCTTCGCGTCGCGCCTCTATGAAGAGGTCCGCGAGAAACGGGGATTGGCCTACGGCGTCTACAGCTACCTGCAGCCCCTCGACCGCTCGGCCCTGGTGCTCAGCGGCGTCGCAACCGCCAACGCCCGTGTCGCCGAGAGCCTTGAGATCATCCGCGCGGAATGGGCACGCATGGCCGCGGACGGTCCCACCGCAGAGGAACTGACCAACGCCAAAACCTATCTCACCGGCTCCTTCCCCTTGCGCTTCGATTCCACGGGGTCGCTGGCCGATATCCTGGCCGGCATGCAGTTTGAGAGCCTCGGGATCGACTATCTGGACCGGCGCAACAACTACATAGAGGCGATCACTCTGGAGGACGCCAAGCGCGTCGCTGCCACGCTCTATAAGCCGGAAGAGCTGACCGCCGTCGTCGTCGGCCAACCTGAGAACGTAGAGGCGACCCGCGCCGCACCCGACGGAAGTTGA
- a CDS encoding PAS domain-containing protein produces MISFHVKKDTQNLSDVSVFRLLQVFAGDLSDAEIPTDSAFWSETLMKPLELRHLDLLESSLNRQVADYWFKLADNRPTALPDKAEIDPLALGKALPHLCLIDVRPDGSFAYRLVGEWVRGLGVRRGKTVGNLNDGDSGFQSCDGLRRCLSERLPLWDRQSYGQPGGQGVDGEGTVKIEALVLPLTARPGTGRIDFLLTCGDFCKAVVDSGSET; encoded by the coding sequence GTGATCTCTTTCCATGTCAAAAAAGACACTCAAAACTTGAGTGATGTGTCAGTTTTTCGACTTTTGCAGGTTTTTGCAGGAGATTTATCGGATGCTGAAATCCCTACGGACTCCGCGTTTTGGAGTGAAACGCTCATGAAACCGCTGGAACTCCGGCATCTCGACCTTTTGGAGTCGTCGCTCAATCGGCAGGTCGCCGACTATTGGTTCAAACTGGCAGACAACCGACCCACCGCCTTACCCGACAAGGCTGAGATAGATCCCTTGGCGCTTGGCAAGGCCTTGCCGCACCTCTGTTTGATCGACGTCCGCCCGGATGGCAGCTTTGCCTATCGTTTGGTTGGTGAGTGGGTGCGCGGACTGGGCGTGCGTCGCGGAAAGACCGTTGGAAATTTGAATGACGGAGACAGCGGTTTCCAAAGCTGCGATGGCTTGCGCCGGTGTCTTAGCGAGCGACTTCCTCTCTGGGACCGCCAGAGCTACGGTCAGCCGGGCGGGCAGGGCGTTGACGGCGAGGGCACCGTCAAGATAGAGGCCTTGGTTCTGCCTTTGACCGCGCGCCCGGGGACAGGACGGATCGACTTCCTCCTGACCTGCGGCGACTTCTGCAAGGCAGTCGTCGATAGCGGATCGGAAACCTAG
- the def gene encoding peptide deformylase, with amino-acid sequence MAKLPILTAPDPRLKQRANPVDRVDDDIRRLMDDMLETMYVAPGIGLAAPQVGVLKRVIVVDVAREGEEPQPHQLANPELLWVSDEDAGYEEGCLSLPDHYGEVRRPAAIRLRYLDRQNEIRELEAEGILATCIQHEIDHLDGILFVDHMSALKRNMILRKLLKAKKQQALPAYSAAS; translated from the coding sequence ATGGCCAAGCTCCCGATCCTGACCGCTCCCGATCCTCGCCTGAAGCAACGGGCCAACCCCGTCGACCGCGTCGATGATGATATTCGCCGGCTGATGGACGATATGCTGGAGACGATGTACGTGGCGCCCGGCATCGGTTTGGCGGCACCGCAGGTCGGTGTGCTCAAGCGCGTGATCGTGGTCGACGTGGCGCGCGAAGGTGAGGAGCCGCAACCCCATCAGCTCGCGAACCCCGAGCTTCTGTGGGTGTCCGATGAGGATGCAGGCTACGAGGAAGGTTGCCTCTCCCTGCCGGACCACTACGGCGAGGTTAGGCGCCCGGCCGCCATCCGTTTGCGCTACTTAGACCGCCAGAACGAGATTCGGGAACTGGAAGCCGAAGGTATTCTGGCAACCTGCATTCAGCATGAGATCGACCATCTCGATGGCATTCTCTTCGTCGACCATATGTCGGCGCTGAAGCGCAACATGATCCTGCGCAAGCTGCTCAAGGCGAAGAAGCAGCAGGCCTTGCCGGCCTACTCCGCAGCGAGCTGA
- the creD gene encoding cell envelope integrity protein CreD yields MPWRLAAQSEARKPFHALAFNPILKILLIATLALGLLIPLSLVQNLVDEREVRQRQVEREIGDLWGQPQILAGPILLVPARREQADEQGRVTILEEHLVLLPDVYNVEATLEPEHRSRGPFEVVVYRLALKISGHFFLAGSPASSLEGTQPDWSQARLLLGLEDQRSLTEAPEIAWDSDILVAEPGSSSLLLLPTAGGLQSDLSLRPDDFGRPLTFAASLTLNGSSRFSILPLGRATSVTIASPWPHPSFDGAFLPVSSEVSDEGFTARWSTSHFGRRYPQIWRIGGAEGAWLPELAASAFGVRLYQPADTYQQSKRTTKYGLLFILFTFTLLFLYEVISRHRLHILQYGLVGCALALFYLLLLALAEQMTFAAAYTIAAAAIVGQLVFYTAGAFGSFKRALCLGLTVAALYGCLYLLIGLQDLALLVGGIALFVALTAVMAVTRRTDWYDVGWRNETKTETNGESATVGSN; encoded by the coding sequence ATGCCTTGGAGGCTCGCAGCACAAAGCGAGGCGCGAAAACCGTTTCATGCCCTGGCTTTCAACCCGATCCTGAAGATTCTTCTGATCGCCACGTTGGCGCTGGGACTGTTGATCCCCTTGTCGCTCGTTCAGAACCTGGTCGATGAGCGCGAAGTTCGGCAGCGTCAGGTGGAACGGGAGATCGGCGATCTTTGGGGCCAGCCGCAAATCCTGGCCGGGCCGATTCTCCTGGTACCGGCTCGGCGCGAGCAGGCGGATGAGCAGGGTCGCGTAACGATCCTGGAGGAACATCTGGTCCTGCTGCCCGATGTCTATAATGTCGAGGCGACTCTGGAACCTGAGCACCGCAGCCGCGGCCCCTTCGAAGTCGTGGTCTATCGCCTAGCTCTTAAGATCAGCGGACATTTCTTTCTCGCAGGATCTCCGGCCAGTTCTTTGGAGGGAACCCAACCGGACTGGAGTCAGGCCCGCCTGCTCTTGGGACTGGAGGACCAGCGGAGCCTGACCGAGGCGCCGGAGATCGCATGGGACTCAGACATACTGGTTGCCGAGCCGGGTTCGTCGTCTCTGTTGTTGCTCCCGACGGCCGGAGGCCTTCAGAGCGATCTGTCCTTGAGACCCGACGACTTCGGCCGGCCTTTGACCTTCGCTGCGTCGCTAACGCTAAATGGGAGCAGCCGATTCTCGATCCTGCCGCTTGGCCGAGCGACTTCGGTAACGATTGCCTCGCCTTGGCCGCATCCGAGCTTCGACGGTGCCTTTCTACCCGTCAGTAGCGAGGTCTCCGACGAAGGCTTCACGGCGCGTTGGTCGACGTCTCATTTCGGCCGACGTTATCCACAAATCTGGCGCATCGGCGGAGCGGAAGGGGCATGGCTTCCGGAGCTGGCGGCATCTGCCTTCGGAGTACGTCTCTATCAGCCTGCCGACACATACCAGCAGAGCAAACGGACGACGAAGTACGGCCTGCTGTTTATCCTCTTCACCTTCACGTTGCTGTTTCTCTACGAAGTGATCAGCCGCCACCGACTGCATATTCTCCAATACGGTTTGGTCGGTTGCGCTCTCGCGCTCTTTTATCTCCTGCTCCTGGCCCTGGCCGAGCAAATGACCTTCGCGGCCGCCTATACCATCGCTGCCGCTGCGATCGTGGGGCAGCTGGTCTTCTACACGGCCGGCGCCTTCGGCAGCTTCAAGCGCGCTCTCTGTCTCGGCCTGACGGTGGCGGCACTCTATGGCTGTCTCTATCTGCTGATCGGTCTACAGGACTTGGCGCTTCTGGTCGGCGGGATTGCGCTCTTCGTAGCTCTTACGGCCGTCATGGCCGTGACCCGGCGGACCGACTGGTACGACGTCGGGTGGAGAAACGAGACCAAGACCGAGACAAACGGCGAAAGTGCAACGGTCGGCTCGAACTGA
- a CDS encoding DNA recombination protein RmuC, with protein sequence MPLSPELLLAGFALLLVLLLAVAVLRRPKGEDAKADRAAEAIALQARLTAMAESQAATQAQIAEALRSQERQLAEAMDLRLGNFTQRVGERLNEQTRTQSTAMTDLRERLAVIDRAQKNITELSTQVVGLQDILSNKQARGAFGEVQLKDLVQSALPPSAYDFQATLANGRRADCLIKLPNPPGPIAIDAKFPLESYQALRQAEEDSARLAAQRAFATDLRKHVRDIAERYIVPGETAESALLFLPSEAVYAELHANFANVVEESYRARVWIVSPTTMMATLNTVRAVLRDVRMREQASVIQTEVQTMLEDVTRLDQRVGKLETHFDQASRDIRDIRISADKVTKRGERIKDLELEDEGAAGQIADTVAPPARPRLVE encoded by the coding sequence GTGCCTCTCAGCCCTGAACTCCTTCTGGCAGGATTCGCTCTGCTGCTGGTTCTGCTCTTGGCCGTCGCAGTGCTGCGGCGCCCGAAGGGCGAAGACGCAAAAGCCGACCGGGCCGCCGAAGCCATAGCTTTGCAGGCACGCCTCACGGCCATGGCGGAGAGCCAGGCCGCTACCCAGGCACAGATCGCCGAGGCTTTACGCAGCCAGGAACGCCAACTTGCCGAGGCGATGGACCTGCGTTTGGGCAACTTCACCCAGCGGGTCGGCGAACGGCTGAACGAGCAGACCCGCACCCAGTCGACGGCCATGACCGATCTGCGTGAGCGCCTGGCCGTGATCGACCGGGCGCAAAAGAACATCACCGAACTCTCGACCCAGGTCGTCGGGCTGCAGGACATCCTCTCGAACAAGCAGGCGCGGGGGGCGTTTGGCGAGGTGCAGCTCAAGGACCTTGTCCAGTCGGCCCTGCCGCCGTCGGCTTATGACTTCCAGGCCACACTCGCGAACGGCCGGCGTGCCGACTGCCTGATCAAGCTCCCCAATCCACCGGGCCCGATCGCGATCGATGCCAAGTTCCCGCTGGAAAGCTATCAAGCCTTGCGCCAAGCCGAAGAGGACTCGGCCCGGCTGGCCGCCCAGCGCGCTTTCGCCACGGATCTTCGGAAGCATGTGAGGGACATCGCCGAGCGCTACATCGTTCCCGGCGAAACGGCGGAGTCCGCCCTGCTCTTCCTGCCGAGCGAAGCGGTCTACGCGGAGCTGCACGCCAACTTCGCCAATGTGGTGGAGGAAAGCTATCGGGCGCGGGTCTGGATCGTCTCCCCCACCACCATGATGGCCACTCTCAACACCGTGCGCGCGGTGCTGCGCGACGTTCGCATGCGCGAGCAGGCCAGCGTCATCCAGACGGAAGTGCAGACCATGCTGGAGGACGTCACACGGCTCGATCAGCGTGTCGGCAAGCTGGAGACCCACTTCGATCAGGCCAGCCGCGACATCCGGGATATCCGCATCTCCGCCGACAAGGTCACCAAGCGCGGCGAGCGCATCAAGGACCTGGAATTGGAAGACGAAGGTGCCGCCGGCCAGATCGCCGATACGGTCGCACCTCCGGCGCGGCCGCGATTGGTGGAGTGA
- a CDS encoding DUF4139 domain-containing protein — protein MNFRLLTAAAALSLLLATPAAAVERDLSTEAQRGLTLTVYQNGLALVHDRRWAPLVAGRNTLQIEGLSEQLILGSLRVYSSEEGVGLVARSLRAADLNPSRLLEEMVGRRVLYVTTNPNTGEETTRPARLLSLHGGLVLEIEGRVELNPPGRIALEALPEPNEQALRAKGGLEVTLDSAEARPAELTFGYLTDGMNWQADYVADLAPDGTVDLTAHVTLSNNLRTRFAFADLRLVAGEVSRKSLAPPPMMARGQAESMVAMDTVMAPVETGDRYLYDTGLEITLEPGERKQVALFQLTDIPAERRYSFDGLASLGGPDEIGPVQANLELVFDNPARTDERPLPAGTIRVYEALDEDEGQPVFTGEAGIGHTPVGGEVELSLGRAFDVTAVARRTTFERLGDRAFESGQEIQVTNAKSEPLEVQLIGRFPRGTQILEESLPHEQRTAERLTWTVTVPANGTATLTYRARVQN, from the coding sequence ATGAACTTTCGCCTTCTTACCGCCGCAGCCGCTCTGTCTTTGCTGCTTGCCACACCGGCGGCTGCCGTAGAGCGGGATCTCTCGACCGAAGCCCAGCGCGGTCTCACGCTGACTGTCTATCAGAATGGCTTGGCTCTGGTGCACGACCGCCGATGGGCGCCGCTGGTCGCCGGACGCAACACCCTGCAGATCGAAGGGCTGAGCGAGCAGTTGATCCTTGGGAGCTTGCGGGTCTACAGCAGCGAAGAGGGCGTCGGGCTGGTGGCCCGCAGTCTACGCGCGGCAGACCTCAATCCCAGTCGGCTGTTGGAGGAGATGGTCGGACGTCGCGTACTCTACGTCACGACCAATCCGAACACGGGGGAAGAGACGACGCGGCCGGCGCGTCTGCTTTCCCTGCATGGCGGTCTGGTGCTTGAGATCGAGGGACGGGTGGAACTCAACCCGCCGGGCCGCATTGCCTTAGAAGCCTTGCCCGAGCCGAACGAGCAGGCTCTGCGGGCCAAGGGCGGTCTGGAGGTCACGCTGGACAGTGCCGAGGCGCGGCCGGCCGAACTGACCTTCGGCTACCTGACTGACGGAATGAACTGGCAGGCTGACTACGTTGCCGATCTGGCACCCGACGGCACGGTCGATCTGACGGCCCATGTCACTCTGAGCAACAACTTGCGCACCCGTTTCGCTTTCGCCGATCTGCGGCTGGTCGCGGGAGAAGTTTCTCGCAAGAGTCTGGCACCGCCGCCGATGATGGCGCGCGGCCAGGCCGAGTCCATGGTGGCGATGGATACCGTCATGGCGCCGGTGGAGACCGGCGATCGCTACCTCTACGATACGGGTCTGGAAATCACTTTGGAGCCGGGTGAGCGCAAGCAGGTGGCCTTGTTTCAACTGACCGATATCCCGGCCGAGCGGCGTTACAGCTTCGACGGACTGGCGAGCCTGGGCGGGCCCGACGAGATCGGCCCGGTGCAGGCGAACCTGGAACTGGTGTTCGACAACCCTGCGCGCACGGACGAGCGCCCCTTGCCGGCTGGGACCATCCGCGTCTACGAGGCGCTCGATGAGGACGAGGGTCAACCGGTTTTCACGGGCGAAGCCGGGATCGGTCACACGCCGGTTGGCGGCGAGGTGGAGCTGTCGCTTGGCCGTGCCTTCGACGTGACCGCCGTGGCCCGCCGCACGACCTTTGAGCGCCTGGGCGACCGCGCCTTCGAGTCCGGTCAGGAAATTCAAGTGACCAACGCCAAGTCGGAGCCGTTGGAGGTTCAGTTGATCGGTCGGTTCCCCCGAGGCACCCAAATCCTCGAGGAAAGTCTGCCGCACGAACAGAGGACGGCGGAGCGTTTGACCTGGACGGTGACCGTTCCGGCCAATGGCACGGCAACCCTGACCTATCGCGCGCGCGTGCAGAACTGA
- a CDS encoding MarR family winged helix-turn-helix transcriptional regulator, whose translation MARRYDQALRPLNLTNGQFSLLMSLNRPEPPTIGEVATLLAMDRTTLTAALKPLARRGLLAVVVSGGDRRSRRMALTPAGRKLMAAAVPLWMQAQAETERLLAASDVERLRSDLRSLR comes from the coding sequence TTGGCGCGCCGTTACGACCAGGCCTTGCGGCCGCTGAACCTGACCAACGGACAGTTCTCCCTTCTGATGTCGCTGAACCGTCCGGAACCGCCGACGATCGGCGAGGTTGCAACTCTGCTGGCTATGGATCGCACGACGCTGACGGCGGCGCTGAAGCCGCTCGCGCGCCGGGGACTGTTGGCCGTAGTCGTTTCCGGCGGCGACCGGCGCAGTCGCCGCATGGCGTTAACGCCGGCCGGCCGGAAGCTCATGGCGGCAGCGGTGCCTCTGTGGATGCAAGCCCAGGCGGAGACTGAACGCTTGCTCGCGGCCTCGGATGTGGAACGGCTGAGATCCGACCTGCGCAGCCTGCGCTGA
- a CDS encoding M16 family metallopeptidase: MFDAYHPASPAVLRSGGLRAGLALLAAITLLGILRGPAAAQVFEPETFTLDNGLQVVVVENRRAPIVTHMLWYKVGSADEPRGQSGIAHFLEHLMFKGTDSLAPGEFSDIVARNGGRENAFTSLDYTAYFQTVAKDRLELMMRNEADRMHNLVLSDEVVVPERDVVLEERSSRTDNDPSSQLWEMVRANLYLHHPYGTPVIGWQQEIEALDTEDALAFYDRWYAPNNAVLVISGDVTVEEVRPLAERYYGVVPHKPVPERIRVQEPQQWAGRRVELSSPRVGQPSVSVAYLAPSFRTSRLAEMPERPYALQVLSEVLGGSTGRLYRSLVIEQGLAAGAGNSYDGSSLDGTHYTFWASPRPGVEVEAVETALRAEIEAALDEGVTADEVREATTRLTAQAIYARDSVGAAPRIIGAALATGSTIEDLEDWPNRIAAVTAEQVTQALRDLIDPARSVTGILRSEPTT; this comes from the coding sequence ATGTTCGACGCTTATCATCCGGCTAGCCCAGCAGTGTTGCGATCCGGCGGGCTGCGGGCCGGTCTGGCACTTCTGGCAGCCATCACCCTGCTGGGCATTCTGCGCGGGCCAGCTGCGGCCCAGGTCTTCGAACCCGAGACCTTCACTCTGGACAATGGCCTTCAGGTGGTGGTGGTCGAGAACAGGCGCGCCCCGATCGTCACCCACATGCTTTGGTACAAGGTCGGTTCGGCCGACGAACCGCGCGGTCAGTCGGGAATCGCCCACTTCCTGGAACATCTGATGTTCAAGGGGACGGACAGCCTTGCGCCGGGCGAGTTCTCCGACATCGTCGCCCGCAACGGCGGGCGCGAAAACGCCTTCACGTCCCTCGACTACACAGCCTACTTCCAGACGGTCGCAAAGGATCGCCTGGAACTGATGATGCGCAACGAGGCCGACCGCATGCACAATCTGGTGCTCAGCGACGAGGTGGTGGTGCCCGAGCGTGACGTGGTGCTGGAGGAGCGTAGCAGCCGGACCGACAACGATCCTTCCAGCCAGCTTTGGGAAATGGTTCGCGCCAACCTCTATCTGCACCATCCCTACGGCACACCTGTCATCGGCTGGCAGCAGGAGATCGAGGCTCTCGACACCGAAGACGCGCTGGCCTTCTACGACCGTTGGTATGCGCCCAACAATGCGGTTCTGGTAATCTCCGGCGATGTGACGGTGGAGGAGGTACGCCCGCTGGCCGAACGCTACTACGGCGTGGTGCCGCACAAGCCGGTGCCGGAGCGGATCAGAGTGCAGGAGCCGCAGCAATGGGCCGGCCGTCGGGTCGAATTGTCGAGCCCACGCGTGGGTCAGCCATCGGTTTCCGTCGCCTATCTGGCGCCCAGCTTCCGAACCTCCCGGTTAGCTGAGATGCCCGAGCGTCCCTATGCCCTGCAAGTCCTCAGCGAAGTGCTGGGCGGCAGCACGGGCCGCCTCTACCGCTCTCTCGTGATCGAGCAGGGCCTGGCCGCCGGGGCCGGCAACAGCTACGACGGTTCCAGTCTGGACGGCACGCACTATACCTTCTGGGCTTCGCCACGACCCGGAGTGGAGGTCGAGGCTGTCGAGACCGCGCTGAGGGCGGAGATCGAGGCCGCCCTCGACGAGGGTGTGACCGCAGATGAGGTTCGGGAGGCGACGACACGCCTGACCGCCCAAGCGATCTACGCACGCGACAGCGTCGGCGCCGCTCCACGCATCATCGGGGCGGCCCTGGCGACCGGCTCGACGATCGAAGACCTGGAGGATTGGCCCAACCGGATCGCGGCGGTGACGGCCGAGCAGGTGACGCAAGCACTCCGGGACCTGATAGATCCCGCCCGCTCCGTCACCGGTATCCTGCGCAGCGAGCCCACGACATGA
- the recR gene encoding recombination mediator RecR produces the protein MPASEIERMIHLLARLPGLGPRSARRAALALIVKRESLLRPLGEALLRASEAIRPCSICANLDDRNPCGICAEPKREAHLLCVVEEVGDLWAIERSGVYRGRYHVLGGTLSALDGRGPEQLNVAGLLDRAAAVEVTEVILALGATVDGQTTAHYIAERLEPLGVTITRLAQGLPVGGELDYLDDGTLSAAFRQRRPA, from the coding sequence ATGCCCGCGTCCGAAATCGAGCGCATGATTCACCTGCTGGCGCGTTTGCCAGGCCTGGGGCCGCGGTCGGCACGACGGGCCGCGTTGGCCTTGATCGTCAAGCGGGAGTCCCTGCTGCGCCCCCTGGGCGAGGCTCTGTTGCGCGCCTCCGAAGCCATCCGGCCGTGCTCCATCTGCGCCAACCTCGACGATCGCAATCCCTGCGGGATCTGTGCCGAGCCGAAGCGTGAAGCGCATCTTCTCTGTGTTGTCGAAGAGGTGGGCGATCTTTGGGCGATCGAGCGCTCCGGCGTCTATCGCGGCCGTTACCACGTGCTGGGCGGAACCCTTTCCGCGCTCGACGGCCGCGGGCCGGAACAGCTTAATGTCGCCGGGCTGTTGGATCGTGCCGCGGCGGTGGAAGTGACCGAGGTGATCCTGGCACTCGGTGCGACCGTCGACGGCCAGACCACCGCCCACTACATCGCCGAACGGCTGGAACCTTTGGGCGTGACGATCACACGCCTCGCCCAGGGGTTGCCGGTTGGCGGCGAGCTTGACTATCTGGACGATGGAACGCTCTCTGCCGCCTTCCGCCAACGTCGACCGGCATAG
- a CDS encoding DMT family transporter: MSAGVWALVLTLSVVWGGAFFFVGVAVTELPPLTIVLLRVGLAALTLHLVLRLTGQSLPASPAIWLTFFGMGLLNNAIPFSLLVWGQTHIASGLAAILNATTPLFGVIVAGTLLADERATWPKVAGVAIGFAGAMVMIGIGALEGVGADLFAQLACLGAALSYAFAGAFGRRFKRLGVTPLQTATGQVTASSLLLLPFPLFFERPWTLPPPSLETWLAVLALAILATAFAYILYFRILAAAGATNLLLVTFLVPVTAILLGSLILGERLSVEHFAGMALIALGLAAIDGRPLRWARSRRNRRSQPTDHDQL, translated from the coding sequence ATGAGCGCCGGCGTCTGGGCCTTGGTCCTGACCTTGTCTGTCGTCTGGGGCGGAGCCTTCTTCTTCGTCGGTGTCGCCGTCACCGAGCTGCCGCCTCTGACAATCGTCCTGCTACGCGTCGGGCTGGCCGCCCTGACGCTGCACTTGGTGCTGCGGCTGACCGGTCAAAGCCTGCCGGCGAGCCCGGCCATCTGGTTGACCTTCTTCGGCATGGGGCTGCTCAACAACGCTATTCCCTTCAGCTTGCTCGTCTGGGGTCAGACCCATATCGCCTCCGGCCTTGCGGCGATCCTGAACGCCACCACGCCGCTGTTCGGGGTCATCGTCGCGGGTACCCTACTGGCCGACGAACGCGCGACCTGGCCGAAGGTTGCGGGCGTCGCCATAGGCTTCGCCGGGGCCATGGTGATGATCGGTATCGGCGCGCTTGAAGGAGTGGGAGCCGACCTCTTCGCCCAACTGGCCTGCCTCGGAGCTGCCCTTTCCTACGCCTTTGCCGGCGCTTTCGGTCGACGTTTCAAGCGGTTGGGCGTGACGCCGCTGCAGACCGCGACCGGTCAAGTCACCGCCTCGAGTCTTCTGCTGCTACCGTTCCCACTCTTCTTCGAACGTCCCTGGACGCTGCCCCCGCCAAGCCTGGAGACTTGGCTCGCAGTCCTTGCCCTGGCGATTCTGGCGACGGCCTTCGCCTATATTCTCTATTTCCGGATTCTGGCGGCAGCCGGCGCGACCAATCTGTTGCTGGTCACCTTCCTGGTTCCGGTTACGGCGATCCTGCTCGGCTCCCTGATTCTGGGCGAGCGTTTGTCGGTCGAGCATTTCGCCGGTATGGCACTAATTGCCCTCGGCCTCGCAGCCATCGACGGTCGGCCGCTACGCTGGGCCAGGAGCCGGCGCAATCGGCGCAGCCAACCGACCGATCACGATCAGCTCTAG